The following proteins come from a genomic window of Varunaivibrio sulfuroxidans:
- the znuC gene encoding zinc ABC transporter ATP-binding protein ZnuC: MKKIGENPNHKTSLLIEADNVSVSFAGRPALNHVHCRVERGQIVTLIGPNGSGKTTLVRVLLGLQVPDSGRVFRRKGLKIGYMPQQLRLDPTLPMTVARFLALGVPRARLGDGVRRAALVEVGASHVFDSALHDISGGEMQRVMLARALLREPDVLVLDEPVQGVDINGQADLYRLIGSIRDRRGCSVVMVSHDLHMVMAETDQVICLNQHVCCAGHPEQVSRHPDFVALFGQRVAATLAVYHHQHDHRHDLQGNVLGDASAPSCATCTRGESHDHG; this comes from the coding sequence ACCATAAGACCTCGTTATTGATCGAGGCGGATAACGTGTCGGTTTCTTTCGCCGGACGCCCGGCCTTAAATCATGTTCATTGCCGGGTCGAGCGTGGCCAGATCGTGACTCTCATCGGGCCGAACGGGTCGGGAAAAACGACCTTGGTGCGGGTGTTGCTTGGTCTTCAAGTTCCGGATAGCGGCCGGGTGTTCCGGCGCAAGGGCCTTAAAATTGGCTACATGCCCCAGCAATTGAGACTGGATCCCACGCTGCCGATGACCGTGGCGCGATTCTTGGCGCTCGGCGTTCCCCGCGCCCGTCTAGGTGACGGCGTGCGCCGCGCGGCGCTGGTCGAGGTCGGAGCAAGCCATGTCTTTGACAGCGCCCTGCATGACATTTCGGGCGGCGAGATGCAGCGCGTCATGTTGGCGCGCGCCTTGCTACGTGAGCCGGATGTTCTCGTCTTGGATGAGCCGGTCCAGGGTGTCGATATCAATGGGCAGGCCGACCTGTATCGTCTGATCGGCAGCATTCGCGATCGTAGGGGGTGTTCGGTGGTCATGGTGTCCCACGATCTGCATATGGTGATGGCCGAAACCGATCAGGTGATATGTCTCAATCAGCATGTCTGCTGCGCGGGGCATCCCGAGCAGGTCAGCCGACACCCCGATTTCGTCGCCCTGTTCGGGCAAAGAGTTGCGGCGACGTTGGCGGTGTACCACCATCAACACGACCATCGCCACGACTTGCAAGGGAACGTCCTCGGCGACGCGTCGGCTCCGTCATGCGCGACATGCACCAGAGGCGAGAGTCACGATCATGGATGA